One Aegilops tauschii subsp. strangulata cultivar AL8/78 chromosome 2, Aet v6.0, whole genome shotgun sequence genomic window, GTACTGATACGATATGTCATATGGGATTTGTACGAATTTCAGCGAGCAAATATGATCGAATTGCCTTTCCAAACACTGATTTTGGTGGCAAGGAAACAGAGGGATAAAGCAGCTAGTTGTACtgagaagaaagattaagcatgCATGGCATGGACATGGTGCTTTACACTTTACAGCCTCGTCCAAGTTGGTAACCCGGCCAACAGGCTCGGCTCGTCCTAAACAAATAACTAGTTTATCATCATCATCCAAGTGATCGGCACCACAGGAAAAGTTAGTAGCTAGCTCAACAAATTTCCGCTTTGCCAACATGGGACACACCACCCCAAAACGCAAGGAACGCATGCATATATTTCTCTCATGTGCCACGCCTCTATAGCTTAATTTATTTACTTGTTTGAGAAAAAGCTTCTACTAGCATGCTGACCACACTGTGCATGCAAACTTTTTTTAGCCTAAAAAAAGAGCATTCGCAGCACACACACCTCAATCCAATTTAGAACACTGAAATCTTGTTGAATCATACGACTGTCCAAATGGATTTCTGCAAATCCCCACGAAATACAAACGGATCTCAACGAGCGATTGCTTCAGGGAAATCTACTGTTAATCTTAGCAGGAGATAAAAAAAATATTGGCCGAGGAGATACGCGGAATAATTATTAATTAATTTGCGCTCCAAAACGAAAGAGTATATACCAAACCAACGCAGGAAACGCCGGGATCCGGCCCGCGAAAATCGCGGGCGCCGGCGCGGCGGGCCCACCCGTCAGCCCCGGTGGCAGGCAGTCCGGCAGGGCAGATCGGGTGGTGGGGCTCGTTCCGTTGGAGCGGGCCCCGCGCCGGGCATCTCTCCGCCCTCGCTTGACCCGTCCGATCCTACTCTCCCACCCCATCCGACGGCCCGGATCGGATCCGACGTGGGTCGCACGCCCCCGCCCCCGCCACGGCCGCCTTCCTTCCTCTTCCCCGGTCTCTGTTGCGTTGCCCTTCGGTTCAAGCTTCTCCCGTTCGCCGTTCTGtgctcttctcttctcttctctctctctctctctgcccccGTCTCTCTCCGTGTGCGTGTGTGGTTTCTCGGCATCTATATATAAGAACTCCACTGGTTCTTCTCACCCCTggctccctccctccctccctcgctctCCCTCGAGGAAATTAATCCGGTCTCCGTCCCGGCCTGGTTCATTGGAGGGGAGCCCCAACAGGGGAAGGCGGGCTGCACAAGGAAAGGTTGGTTGCCTCTCGCCTGCCCgtatcttcttcctcctcccgtaATCCGCTCGTACGCTGCGTTCGATCGTGTGATCCTCCATCCCTGGTTTTTGTTCCTGTACGTATGTGCGTGTTCATCCATCTCTTGGATTCATTCAGGAATCAGGAGGGCCGGCAGGAGAAGGCGATCGAACGGACTATTAGATTAAAtctccctctctttccgttcCATTTTGTTTGATGTTGGTCAACCTTGGATTCGACTCTCGTCTCCTGTGATTGTAATTGAGGCGCCATGGAAGGGAGGTTCTGTTCTGTTCCTGATTGATTTCTTCCTCTCCCTCCCCGCCTGCTCCTCCAGCCGGTTGCTTTGCTTGGATGCTCTGGAACCCAACGATTTCCTACCTTCTTTTTTTAATACTTCCCCTTCGGACGGACCAAGGCCGGCGTCGATACTGTTTCAACTATCCGGCGGTAGGGGGGTGCCATGCCACCAAGGGTTGTGTTTTGTGTAGGCCGTACGCGTCAACTGCCTCCGCTTTCGTCCGATTCCCGAAAGGAGGGGTGGAACCACTACACCTTTCGGTTAAGATACAGTAGCACCAgtaccgccaccaccacctctcTGTGACGTGCTAGGCTGGGTATTAACGATTTGACCTCACACAAAAACCGATACTACTACTAGCTGTGATTCAGGATAAAAAGAGAAGGAGATGGTTTTAACGTGAAGGCAGCGCGTTGCAGTTAATATCTTCatcctttttccttcttcttcttcttcttcttttgaaTGAACTGTTAACATCTTCATTTGGTCGAGGCAGAAGGAAGGTGGTTTGCTTGCCTTAGGGTGAAAAGTCGCCTTGGTACGGTGAAAACACACCTGCCTTTGAAAACCAGGTGGCACCTAGCCAATACAGCTGCTTATATGTTCTCATGTACTAGTACTAAATGTTTGCCTGCCTAAGAAATTTCTGTTATAGGCAGGCCTACATGGAGGGAGGGCCACCACGCCTAACTGAAACAACCAATTTTGTTAGTCATACTATTATAGTACGTGTTGATGTTGGTGCCGTACGTTTTTCAGTTATTAGCCCTATGGCTAAATCTTTGGCAGCTTTGCTGCTGTGTCGTACGGACAGTTTCCGTGTCATCTCTCGTTGCACATGAGACTTGACAGTGTCATGGAGTAGGACACTTCACCGTTCCTATATGTTCAGAATCTTTCTTTTTTAGGTGAAGAATCGGCTCAGCTGACAGTTGAATCGTGGCCTGATTGATTTAATCTGTCCTAACAAACATATCTGATTTTCAGTCTCAGGTGATCGTCTAATTGATTAGCATGGACGAACACATGGGGCGACGGACGGTCGGCGGCCTCCTCTTCACCAAGGGGGGCTCCATCCTTCTCTTCAGGGAGGACAGCTCCCGCCGCAAGGCCGGCGCTTGCTGCTCGCGCAATGGCTGCAACGGCACCCGGCATTCGGCAGACAAAGGCCGGCCAATGCACAGCCACAGGGAAGCAGCATCCGCAGCAGCCAAGGAAGCAGCACCGACCCCCAGGAGATCACAGCCTATCAGGAAGTCTCCACAGGGAAGCAGCAATCCAGCAGAGCCCTGTAGCGAAACCGACAACGGGACAGGAGAGGCGGCGGCTCCCGGTGCCGGGCGTGACCTGCTGGCACGCCTCAAGGACAGGGTGAACGCGTCGAGGAAGCGGTCGCTGGCCAGGGAGATGAGCAGCCCGTCGTCATCGTCCGGTGGATTCAGTGCCAGTTCTTCTGGCGGTGGCGCCACCCGGTCATCAGCGGTGTCGAAGCCCACGCGCCGTGCTGTGTCCCGGATAAGGAAGGCAGACGAAGGCGAAAACGCAGGAGGTGGTCGCAGGGCGCCTAGGAGGGACACCGGTGGCGGCGATGCCAGGGGGAATTCAGGTGACCCAGTGATGGTTGGGCAGAGGGCAGCAAGGGAGCAGGCGCCTACCGAAGGGTTCATCTCTGGGTTCCTGGCCAGGTACAGGGGTAGTCTCCAGGGAGGGTCGTCTCTTCAGGACGGCACCGAGGACTCCAGCGGGTACTGGCGCTTCGACGTCGAGGGCAGCGAAGAGGTAATGGCACACTCTGTCACTCACTGCATCATGATTCCTGATCATGCCAAAAACTTGGAGAATTTTACAAACAATGTATCTGAACCATGTAATCATGCTGCAGATGGAGAATTACTTCATGCTCAGCGACCGGCACCGGGCGATGAGGATGGACATCGACGGCATGTCCTACGAGGTATGATCATGATCACCTGTTCTCCATCCTAAATTTCCTCTTGGTGGCACATTTGGGATGCATTGTTTCTGCCTGTTTTTCGGATCATCATCTGACACTTGATTCTGCAGGAATTGCTGGCGTTGGGTGACCGGATCGGCACGGTGAACACGGGGCTTTCCGAGGACGCGTTGTACAAGTGCCTGAAACGAAGCTTGTACACGCCCACAGCCCCAGAGACCCACCAAGACTGCGACAGAAAATGCAGCATATGCCAGGTAAAGTTCATATATATGCAGAGTTTCAGTATCACTGCTGCTAAGCTAAATTTTCAGGATTCGTGTGTGATCTGACGCATGTGATGTAATTTTGTTTCCAGG contains:
- the LOC109782087 gene encoding uncharacterized protein; translated protein: MDEHMGRRTVGGLLFTKGGSILLFREDSSRRKAGACCSRNGCNGTRHSADKGRPMHSHREAASAAAKEAAPTPRRSQPIRKSPQGSSNPAEPCSETDNGTGEAAAPGAGRDLLARLKDRVNASRKRSLAREMSSPSSSSGGFSASSSGGGATRSSAVSKPTRRAVSRIRKADEGENAGGGRRAPRRDTGGGDARGNSGDPVMVGQRAAREQAPTEGFISGFLARYRGSLQGGSSLQDGTEDSSGYWRFDVEGSEEMENYFMLSDRHRAMRMDIDGMSYEELLALGDRIGTVNTGLSEDALYKCLKRSLYTPTAPETHQDCDRKCSICQEEYSGGEEVGNMACKHYYHITCIQHWLRQKNWCPICKSIAAKTV